The following proteins are encoded in a genomic region of Streptomyces lunaelactis:
- a CDS encoding protein kinase domain-containing protein, translating to MNPLGTGDPLRLGPYRLLGVLGEGGMGKVYFGQDNSGRTAAVKVLRPELAHDQNLALRFVREAQMAQAVTSTGVARVLGAHTEGGRPWIATEFLTGPTLDQAIDAHGPFDDPTVRALAAAIARTLADIHTAGLVHRDLKPANIVLTSDGPRVIDFGIARPEHGLTLTTTGEVPVTPGYGAPEQVMGHRVGPPADVFSLGALLAYAASGQRAYDGGHVAAVQYEVVHGEPRLSHLPEHLRQLIAPCLAKDPALRPTPGQIAAAFAPPRGAERIWRHGPLAGDIKQRERTVHQLTTVVAAHGDPRRVSRRRLITALATGGAVIAAGGGSAAWWLRERETGQKPGPFAIPPAVRTPDARILSADKGDFVIGEAPTPLWGPMPVLAKDSPAPLPVRDVVVFGARAGGLAAHSVVDGKHRWTAPDVDAAALYCSLSDALIAAVDTKGSLVTFVASTGEPKWSAPAAEATTLLAADDEAVYVVTKSGRLRSIGRSDATVRWTARISGDLGPKARPRGAAAQGVLVVATLAGDVIAVDTADGRKKWDLPSQSAADGLRVVPKISGSTVYLNGRTWTARRIADGKELWKKTSTDAFDNVNAWGPSTVHGTTVYAAQGSYISGLNGKDGSEAWHGVTTGSVSVVLQGSSVWGVDNLNTGLGGVVAFDADSKKQVWTYPLTRRALHWITGDSNRIFVMDGAALIALPVF from the coding sequence ATGAATCCGCTCGGCACCGGTGACCCGCTCCGGCTCGGCCCGTACCGCCTTCTGGGTGTGCTGGGCGAAGGCGGTATGGGCAAGGTGTACTTCGGCCAGGACAACTCCGGACGCACGGCAGCGGTGAAGGTTCTGAGACCCGAACTCGCCCACGATCAGAACCTCGCACTGCGCTTCGTCCGTGAGGCGCAGATGGCCCAAGCCGTCACCAGTACGGGTGTTGCCCGCGTCCTGGGCGCCCACACGGAGGGCGGACGGCCGTGGATCGCCACCGAGTTCCTCACCGGACCGACGCTCGACCAGGCCATCGACGCCCACGGGCCCTTCGACGACCCGACCGTACGAGCCCTGGCCGCCGCGATCGCCCGCACACTGGCGGACATCCACACGGCGGGGCTGGTCCACCGTGACCTCAAGCCCGCCAACATCGTCCTGACGTCGGACGGCCCGCGCGTCATCGACTTCGGCATCGCCCGCCCGGAACACGGCCTCACCCTCACCACCACCGGCGAGGTCCCCGTCACCCCCGGCTACGGCGCCCCCGAGCAGGTCATGGGCCACCGCGTCGGTCCACCCGCCGACGTGTTCTCCCTGGGGGCACTACTGGCGTACGCGGCAAGCGGACAGCGCGCCTACGACGGCGGCCATGTCGCCGCCGTGCAGTACGAAGTCGTCCACGGCGAACCCCGGCTGAGCCACCTGCCCGAACACCTGCGACAGCTCATCGCCCCCTGCCTCGCCAAGGACCCCGCCCTCAGACCCACTCCCGGCCAGATCGCAGCGGCCTTCGCACCGCCGAGAGGCGCGGAACGCATCTGGCGCCACGGCCCCCTGGCCGGCGACATCAAGCAGCGCGAGCGCACGGTGCACCAGCTGACAACGGTGGTGGCCGCGCACGGGGACCCTCGCCGAGTCTCACGGCGCCGCCTGATCACCGCTCTAGCCACCGGGGGTGCCGTGATCGCGGCCGGCGGTGGTTCAGCGGCATGGTGGCTGCGAGAGCGGGAAACAGGGCAGAAGCCGGGGCCCTTTGCCATTCCCCCTGCCGTCAGGACTCCTGATGCGCGCATTCTGTCCGCGGACAAGGGTGACTTCGTCATCGGCGAGGCACCCACTCCCCTGTGGGGGCCGATGCCGGTTCTCGCCAAGGACTCGCCCGCGCCCTTGCCGGTACGCGATGTGGTCGTCTTCGGGGCCAGGGCAGGCGGCCTCGCCGCTCACAGTGTCGTGGACGGAAAGCACCGCTGGACCGCGCCCGACGTCGATGCGGCAGCCCTGTACTGCTCGCTGTCGGACGCGCTGATCGCAGCCGTCGACACCAAGGGATCGCTGGTGACCTTCGTGGCCTCCACCGGTGAACCCAAGTGGTCCGCCCCGGCAGCCGAGGCAACCACTCTCCTCGCGGCTGACGACGAAGCGGTGTATGTCGTCACGAAGAGCGGCCGGCTGCGGAGCATCGGCCGCTCGGATGCCACTGTCCGCTGGACGGCCCGGATCTCCGGCGACCTCGGCCCAAAGGCGCGACCACGAGGCGCCGCGGCCCAAGGCGTGCTGGTGGTAGCCACATTGGCGGGCGATGTCATCGCCGTGGACACAGCCGACGGTCGCAAGAAGTGGGACCTCCCGTCCCAGTCCGCTGCCGACGGCCTCAGGGTTGTTCCGAAGATCTCGGGAAGCACGGTGTATCTCAACGGCAGAACCTGGACCGCGCGCCGAATCGCCGACGGCAAAGAGCTGTGGAAGAAGACCAGTACCGACGCATTTGACAACGTGAACGCCTGGGGTCCCTCAACGGTCCATGGGACGACTGTCTACGCCGCCCAGGGTTCGTACATCTCGGGCCTCAACGGCAAGGACGGAAGCGAGGCTTGGCACGGGGTGACGACAGGCAGCGTGTCGGTCGTCCTCCAGGGCAGCAGCGTGTGGGGCGTCGACAACCTCAACACCGGACTCGGCGGGGTGGTGGCCTTTGACGCGGACAGCAAGAAGCAGGTGTGGACGTATCCCCTGACCAGGCGTGCCCTGCACTGGATCACGGGAGACAGCAATCGCATCTTCGTCATGGACGGAGCCGCGCTGATCGCCCTGCCGGTGTTCTGA